The Montipora foliosa isolate CH-2021 chromosome 1, ASM3666993v2, whole genome shotgun sequence genome has a window encoding:
- the LOC137967529 gene encoding uncharacterized protein: MANLPKERVIPGDPPFTHVGVDYFGPLYVRQGRSSVKRYGCLFSCLVIRAVHIEIVHSLDTDAFINALRRLINLRGKPETIYSDNGTNLRAGEREIRESLATWNQSSIHEFLRQKNITWKFNPPAASHMGGVWERMIRSVRKILRALLGEQLVSDESLRTMMTEVQSILNSRPLTPVSSDPKDLEPITPNHLLLLRSNANFPPGIFSKEDMYTRRRWRQVQYLSNVFWKRWLKEYLPTLQERKKWLKPRRCLSVGDLVLIVDENVHRGRWPLARVIEVFQGKDGFVRSAKVRTSLATFVRPVTKLCFLESDKELSR, encoded by the coding sequence ATGGCAAACTTGCCGAAGGAACGAGTAATACCAGGAGACCCGCCCTTTACACATGTAGGAGTAGATTACTTTGGTCCTCTCTATGTGCGCCAAGGCCGTTCAAGTGTGAAGCGTTATGGTTGCCTCTTCTCATGTCTCGTTATAAGAGCAGTCCATATTGAGATTGTCCATTCTCTTGATACAGACGCCTTCATAAACGCACTGCGCAGGTTAATCAATCTCAGAGGAAAACCAGAGACCATCTACAGTGACAACGGAACTAATCTTCGCGCAGGAGAAAGAGAAATCCGAGAATCTCTGGCGACCTGGAATCAAAGTTCCATTCACGAATTCCTTCGACAAAAAAACATCACTTGGAAATTCAATCCACCAGCTGCATCACACATGGGCGGCGTATGGGAGCGCATGATCAGATCCGTGCGTAAGATCCTCAGAGCGTTATTGGGCGAACAGCTGGTATCAGACGAATCGCTGAGAACCATGATGACTGAAGTTCAAAGCATTCTCAACAGCAGACCGTTGACCCCAGTAAGCAGTGATCCTAAAGACCTGGAGCCGATTACACCAAATCATTTGCTACTGTTAAGATCTAACGCAAATTTCCCCCCAGGTATCTTTTCCAAAGAAGACATGTACACCAGACGTCGCTGGCGACAAGTCCAATATCTGTCCAACGTATTTTGGAAGCGCTGGTTAAAGGAATATTTACCAACGCTGCAAGAACGGAAAAAGTGGTTGAAGCCTCGTCGTTGCCTTTCTGTTGGTGATCTAGTACTGATTGTGGATGAGAACGTTCATCGTGGTAGATGGCCCCTGGCCAGAGTGATTGAAGTTTTTCAAGGAAAGGACGGATTTGTTCGATCCGCGAAAGTCCGCACGAGCTTAGCAACGTTTGTTCGACCAGttaccaaactttgtttcttAGAAAGCGACAAGGAACTTTCCCGCTGA
- the LOC137967539 gene encoding uncharacterized protein, whose translation MLSDEPRRRRRVLSTNAVESLRLKNSRSGYLSKVTQLFRSIEELQQDTRNVDEVSEKILALEEAFGRFQRAHFEYVATLRDDPEEWDEEARYFREHCRRRVEFEQSVKQWIDSAAPVAKTQEVLDIAPEDSISAASSRRSQASSNLSIRVLKTKQAMAHLKMQQLEKKHRLLRQEEEIKLQRQILDAQYEIEQADLRVELFETEENTGLTQPRFVSSKFFPCTKESKFASQPEVVKKEEWEPRSYLPREIDRNYYSEEFVPRGEPLANDQRSSNPLPIDLLDRMALTIKQGFALPKPELPTFDGNPLEYWNFIKSFETNIERNATSESEKLMYLLQYTSGDARKIIKCCLVMDQSVGYQNAKKLLKERFGHPFVIASKYVAKLTEGPPLKPTDRSGLLTFADQLKDCEHTLRSIGYLDEVNSADNLRRIVQKLPFHLRAKFIEVADGIQQSGQRTNIGHIADFVKVKARAANNPVFGSIIDVVRDRAEHSAHRTSSKTGPSPFKRVTTLSTQVTSDREGGQRRVGCPACDGPHSLLRCQIFEKKTFEERLQIMRKAHLCHNCFKYGHIAVGCLAKSACQIPGCTRRHHTLLHPPGQQQSLVSSAHVPVAEKPVDSSSPISSGQTHSASANEGKVCLRVVPVKVRSRDSDKTVVTYALLDNGSDVSLCDNDLAVKLGVQGKLKTFYLTTQEKEDSPKVGREISLTIEALDGVEKITVPRLWTVDKLNASKRSIPSQEDVKQWPHLQDIVLPSIDESEIKLIIGSNVPDAFWVLDERRGERGEPYAIRSPLGWTLIGPTDRAENKSFHVNFVRLTEVTKKDDDRLMHQLEQFWKIENYGLSPNSKESMSLEDKRALAVMENSATMVHGHYQVALPWREPNPYLPNNRSMAERRLFLLKKRLLQDSKLFDGYKATMENYLDKGHARRVPDHEMNAHDKPLWYLPHHPVFNKPGKTRVVFDCAAKYGGTSLNDQLLSGPDLTNSIVGVLTRFRENPVALAADIECMFHQVRVPPADRDPFRFLWWPNSDLSQDPVDHRMEVHLFGATSSPSCSNFALRKTAQDNKDEFAEDIVKTVKRNFYVDDCLKSVESSERAVDLAVQLRNLLAKGGFRLTKWLCNRPEVLESIPKDERAPSVLDLDLDKDKLPLQRALGLKWDMESDKFTFAAVLKDKPSTRRGILSLTSSIYDPLGFLVPIILPAKKLLQDLCKQKLGWDDPVSKVESQRWEIWKEKLPSLAGMGVNRCVRPIDFGELRSFELHNFADASQIAYGAVSYLRMTHVESKIHCAFLMGKSRLAHLKPMTVPRLELLATVLAVQINKTLVEELDIPVTRSIFWTDSTCVLQYIRNTSKRFHTFVANRLAVIHENSKPHQWRHVRSDLNPADDASRGLTIEEMHVKDRWFGGPQFLRQKEEFWPPDLILCQPELTDEDPEIKRTVQLRCLALTNSQEVDVVSRLIERYSSWEKLRKAIAWILRFKIWFIGRYLRSPAAATGTTSSVLSVEEVCSAEKEIFKHVQRSVFPEVIKALQQLDQSHPPREVNSKLKNSKIPSSMRKLHPQLDDSGILRVGGRLENAQVNYEIKHPIIMPYRHRVTELIILQHHQQVGHLGQEYVLSSLRQLYWIIKGRSAVR comes from the coding sequence ATGTTGTCCGATGAACCTAGGCGTAGAAGAAGAGTGCTTTCTACGAACGCCGTTGAAAGCCTTCGCCTCAAGAACTCAAGGTCGGGATATTTGTCAAAAGTTACCCAGTTATTTCGGAGCATTGAAGAATTGCAACAAGACACAAGAAATGTTGACGAAGTGTCTGAGAAAATATTGGCGCTCGAAGAAGCATTCGGTCGCTTTCAAAGAGCTCATTTTGAGTATGTGGCGACTTTAAGAGAtgatcctgaagagtgggatGAAGAAGCACGTTACTTTCGCGAACACTGCCGACGAAGGGTAGAGTTTGAACAAAGTGTTAAACAATGGATTGACAGCGCCGCGCCCGTAGCTAAAACCCAAGAAGTGTTGGACATCGCCCCTGAGGACTCGATTAGTGCCGCTAGTTCGCGTCGAAGTCAAGCGAGTTCAAATTTGTCAATTAGGGTGTTGAAAACTAAACAAGCAATGGCGCATTTGAAGATGCAGCAACTGGAGAAAAAACATAGATTATTACGCcaagaagaagaaataaagTTACAGAGACAAATTTTAGACGCGCAGTATGAAATTGAACAAGCCGATCTGCGAGTTGAGCTGTTTGAAACGGAAGAGAATACTGGTTTAACCCAGCCGAGATTTGTTTCCAGTAAATTTTTCCCGTGCACAAAAGAATCAAAATTTGCATCGCAGCCCGAAGTTGTGAAAAAAGAAGAATGGGAACCTCGTTCATATCTCCCAAGAGAAATTGATAGGAATTATTATTCAGAAGAGTTTGTCCCTCGTGGTGAACCACTCGCAAATGACCAAAGAAGCAGTAATCCCTTGCCCATAGATTTACTAGACCGTATGGCTTTAACAATAAAGCAAGGCTTTGCATTGCCGAAACCAGAGCTGCCAACCTTCGATGGCAATCCTCTCGAGTATTGGAATTttataaaatcatttgaaactaaCATCGAGCGAAATGCAACGAGTGAAAGTGAAAAATTGATGTATCTTCTTCAATACACATCGGGCGATGCAAGAAAAATCATCAAGTGCTGTTTAGTCATGGACCAGTCAGTTGGGTATCAAAACGCAAAGAAGTTATTGAAAGAACGGTTCGGTCACCCGTTTGTAATCGCTTCGAAGTATGTAGCAAAGTTGACTGAAGGACCTCCCTTAAAGCCAACAGATCGTTCCGGATTATTAACCTTTGCAGACCAGTTAAAGGATTGTGAACATACGCTGAGGTCAATTGGGTATTTGGACGAAGTTAATAGTGCCGACAACCTGAGACGAATTGTACAGAAATTGCCTTTTCACCTCCGAGCTAAGTTCATAGAAGTAGCAGATGGTATTCAACAATCTGGCCAAAGAACGAATATCGGCCACATAGCGGATTTCGTTAAAGTTAAAGCCCGAGCCGCAAACAACCCTGTGTTTGGAAGTATAATTGATGTCGTACGTGACCGAGCTGAACATTCAGCGCACAGAACAAGTTCAAAGACTGGGCCTTCGCCGTTTAAGCGTGTTACCACTCTTAGCACCCAGGTGACCAGTGACAGAGAAGGTGGTCAAAGACGTGTAGGCTGCCCAGCATGTGACGGACCTCACTCCCTACTGAGATGCCAGATCTTCGAAAAGAAAACCTTCGAAGAACGATTACAAATCATGCGCAAAGCCCACCTGTGTCATAATTGCTTCAAGTATGGCCACATCGCTGTTGGGTGTTTAGCTAAAAGTGCCTGCCAAATACCAGGATGCACAAGAAGGCATCATACGCTGCTTCACCCTCCAGGTCAACAGCAGTCCTTGGTCAGCAGCGCTCACGTCCCGGTCGCCGAAAAACCAGTTGACAGTTCCTCGCCTATTTCTAGCGGGCAAACTCATAGTGCCTCTGCCAATGAAGGGAAAGTGTGTTTGAGAGTTGTTCCAGTGAAGGTACGAAGTCGAGACTCTGACAAAACGGTGGTGACCTACGCCCTTCTGGATAATGGTTCGGATGTATCGCTTTGCGACAACGACCTAGCTGTGAAACTTGGAGTGCAAGGAAAGCtgaaaacgttttatttaactacacaagaaaaagaagacagtCCTAAAGTTGGACGAGAAATCAGCCTGACAATTGAAGCACTTGATGGTGTCGAAAAGATAACAGTTCCAAGATTGTGGACCGTCGATAAGTTAAATGCCTCCAAACGAAGTATCCCATCTCAAGAAGACGTGAAACAATGGCCTCATTTACAAGACATCGTACTACCGAGCATTGATGAGAGCGAAATCAAATTGATTATTGGTAGCAACGTACCAGATGCTTTCTGGGTACTAGACGAAAGGCGTGGTGAAAGAGGAGAGCCATATGCCATACGTTCCCCCCTTGGCTGGACTCTGATAGGGCCAACAGACAGagctgaaaacaaaagcttCCATGTTAACTTTGTACGCCTAACAGAAGTCACCAAAAAGGATGATGATCGTCTAATGCATCAACTTGAACAGTTCTGGAAGATAGAGAACTATGGATTAAGTCCTAACTCAAAGGAGTCCATGTCGTTGGAGGACAAGAGAGCTCTTGCAGTTATGGAAAATTCAGCAACGATGGTACATGGTCATTACCAGGTAGCACTACCTTGGAGAGAGCCGAATCCATATTTGCCTAACAATCGATCCATGGCAGAACGGCGGCTTTTCCTGCTGAAAAAAAGGTTACTGCAAGACAGCAAACTCTTTGATGGTTACAAAGCTACCATGGAAAACTACTTGGACAAAGGACATGCAAGAAGAGTGCCTGATCACGAGATGAATGCTCACGATAAGCCATTGTGGTATTTGCCCCATCATCCGGTGTTTAACAAGCCAGGGAAGACGAGAGTGGTTTTTGATTGTGCAGCAAAATATGGAGGGACTAGTCTGAACGATCAACTTCTCAGTGGACCAGATTTAACCAATTCCATTGTCGGTGTGTTAACGAGATTCCGCGAAAACCCAGTTGCGTTAGCAGCGGACATAGAGTGTATGTTCCACCAAGTCAGAGTGCCGCCTGCTGACCGAGATCCGTTTAGATTTTTGTGGTGGCCAAACAGCGACCTCAGCCAGGATCCAGTCGACCATCGTATGGAGGTCCACCTCTTTGGCGCCACGTCGTCACCGAGTTGTTCTAATTTTGCATTAAGAAAAACAGCACAAGATAACAAAGATGAATTTGCCGAGGACATCGTGAAGACCGTTAAAAGAAATTTCTACGTAGATGACTGCCTCAAGTCGGTTGAATCCTCTGAAAGAGCTGTTGACCTAGCTGTTCAGCTTCGCAATCTTCTTGCAAAAGGCGGTTTCAGGCTTACAAAATGGCTATGTAATAGACCGGAAGTCTTGGAATCCATTCCAAAAGATGAAAGAGCTCCATCGGTGCTGGATCTCGATTTGGACAAAGACAAACTTCCCCTTCAGCGAGCGCTAGGGCTCAAGTGGGACATGGAGAGTGATAAGTTTACCTTTGCTGCGGTTCTCAAAGACAAGCCAAGTACCCGAAGAGGCATACTTTCCCTAACAAGTTCTATTTATGATCCACTTGGGTTCCTAGTGCCAATCATCCTACCAGCAAAGAAATTGTTGCAAGATCTATGTAAACAAAAACTAGGATGGGATGATCCAGTCAGCAAAGTGGAAAGTCAAAGGTGGGAAATATGGAAGGAGAAGTTGCCCAGTCTAGCAGGAATGGGAGTAAACAGATGCGTTAGGCCGATCGACTTTGGAGAACTGAGAAGTTTCGAGCTCCACAACTTCGCTGATGCTTCTCAAATCGCTTATGGAGCAGTTTCGTATTTAAGAATGACACATGTTGAGAGCAAGATCCATTGTGCGTTTCTCATGGGAAAGTCGCGCCTGGCCCACCTGAAACCTATGACTGTTCCGAGACTGGAATTATTGGCCACTGTTCTTGCCGTCCAGATAAACAAGACACTGGTTGAAGAGCTTGACATTCCAGTAACACGATCGATATTTTGGACTGACTCCACTTGCGTTCTCCAGTATATAAGAAACACATCGAAGAGATTTCACACATTTGTAGCTAACCGGCTGGCTGTCATTCATGAGAATTCCAAACCCCACCAATGGAGGCACGTTAGATCGGACCTTAACCCTGCAGATGATGCAAGCAGAGGCCTCACAATAGAAGAAATGCATGTGAAAGACAGATGGTTCGGAGGTCCTCAGTTCTTAAGGCAGAAAGAAGAATTCTGGCCCCCTGATCTCATCCTCTGTCAACCGGAATTAACAGATGAAGATCCAGAAATCAAACGTACCGTGCAACTTCGCTGTTTAGCGTTAACAAATAGTCAAGAAGTAGACGTTGTCTCAAGATTGATCGAACGATATTCTTCATGGGAGAAACTGAGAAAGGCCATAGCTTGGATTCTGCGATTCAAAATTTGGTTCATTGGAAGGTACCTTAGAAGTCCTGCTGCTGCTACAGGTACAACCTCGAGTGTTTTGTCCGTGGAAGAAGTTTGCTCTGCTGAGAAAGAAATATTCAAGCACGTGCAGAGAAGTGTGTTCCCAGAAGTCATTAAGGCCTTACAGCAATTAGACCAATCACATCCCCCCCGTGAAGTAAACTCTAAGCTAAAGAATTCCAAGATCCCAAGCTCTATGCGAAAACTTCACCCACAATTGGATGACAGTGGAATTCTCCGTGTAGGAGGAAGACTAGAAAATGCACAAGTTAACTATGAAATCAAGCATCCAATCATTATGCCCTATCGCCATCGTGTTACAGAGCTGATTATTCTCCAGCATCATCAACAAGTCGGTCATCTTGGCCAAGAATACGTCCTGTCCAGTCTGCGTCAACTTTATTGGATAATCAAGGGACGTTCAGCAGTGCGCTGA